The window GAACATGGCTGGGTTCCAGGCTCCGTATGGGCTCCTCAGTATTGTTGGGGAGCAGACAGCCGCCGGCTCAGCCTTTCCAGCTGGGCACGTCATTGCCGTACAGCGCGTGGGCGTCGCAGCGTTCCTTTAGGACGCAGACCGGACACCGGGGTTTGTGCCAGGAACAAACCTTTTGCCCGTGGGTCAGCAGGTTGATATGCAGTTCGTACAGGAAGGGCGGGTCGGGTGGCAGGACCTTCAGCAGCGCCCGGTGCGCGGCCTGTTCGCCCATCTTGGGAATGGCACCGACGCGGGTGGTGATGCGGTGAACGTGGGTGTCCACCGGAAACACAGGCCGGGCGTAATTAAACAGGAGGACCAGACTAGCGGTCTTGACGCCCACGCCGGGTAAGTCAGTTAGCCACTTCAGGGCGTCTTTGACCGGCAACTCTTTCAGGAAATCAAGGTTGTAGCCGCCCGG of the Deinococcus betulae genome contains:
- a CDS encoding endonuclease III domain-containing protein: MTGEPRLNAARPEQERAELLVWMKEKVRPEYGEKPLSPRRDPLHELISTILSQRTNWRDEDAAYQELRTLGDWDAIIAAPVETVAHAIRRSNYPESKAPRIQQTLVAIRDSPGGYNLDFLKELPVKDALKWLTDLPGVGVKTASLVLLFNYARPVFPVDTHVHRITTRVGAIPKMGEQAAHRALLKVLPPDPPFLYELHINLLTHGQKVCSWHKPRCPVCVLKERCDAHALYGNDVPSWKG